Proteins encoded by one window of Salvia splendens isolate huo1 chromosome 5, SspV2, whole genome shotgun sequence:
- the LOC121804214 gene encoding disease resistance protein RPP13-like encodes MDDPGDELIEVISILREEPSKIRFIALYDKEGLGNTFLARKAYSDPSVVEHFDIRAWATVSGKYHLPKVIRDLLRSMNVESSSNSENELIQTLFGKLKGMRYLIVLDDVKDFNFIDFHKLRYQMFPNENNGSRIIVTTTSFMFLKFSDCFVWVGFMYEYEDCAWNLG; translated from the coding sequence ATGGATGATCCCGGCGACGAGTTAATCGAAGTAATTTCTATACTTCGTGAAGAGCCATCGAAGATAAGATTTATCGCATTATATGATAAGGAAGGTTTGGGGAATACATTCCTAGCCAGAAAGGCTTATAGTGATCCATCAGTTGTGGAGCATTTTGACATCCGTGCTTGGGCCACAGTATCTGGAAAATATCATCTGCCGAAAGTGATTCGAGACCTTCTGCGTTCCATGAATGTCGAGAGTTCTTCAAATAGCGAGAATGAACTGATTCAGACTTTATTTGGAAAACTGAAGGGGATGAGGTATCTTATTGTGCTTGATGATGTTAAGGATttcaattttattgattttcataAGCTAAGATATCAGATGTTTCCCAACGAAAACAATGGAAGTCGAATAATCGTAACCACGACATCTTTTATGTTTCTTAAATTCTCAGACTGTTTTGTTTGGGTTGGTTTTATGTATGAGTATGAGGATTGTGCTTGGAATCTGGGCTAA